The Cloeon dipterum chromosome X, ieCloDipt1.1, whole genome shotgun sequence genome includes a window with the following:
- the LOC135946146 gene encoding WD repeat, SAM and U-box domain-containing protein 1-like isoform X1, with protein MAAAASLAAMQTIRAHSSDVTFCDFGKNFTLATGSSDKSVRAWEWHPGHGYREVAFSPIGHHTYGVTDARFSPQGTMLATSSIDGCTVLWNIRTGCKIHHFVQPSGNAVRVCRFTSDSTRIVTAGDDGTVCFWNLAHRSLVKTIKAHEETVQALATSPDSQLVASGCSQGVLHVHEIEDGDLLATQDSAHDMGVTAADFSPVPRPARQGVKKVFMLATSGQDHVVRLWNVLVYKSRVLLEPSQTLSGHSSSVLCVRFDPSGAHLASGSLDKTLRVWDVASVKCAKVLQGHDRYVTSCSFSRDGSLLSSGSNDKTVKIWNVGGRMSVDSILVPSPTASCLPSDASHGKLVEERSASNVKLLQKIDCGVSVNFCQFGPGPSNILAAATGEKFVKLWRQDAGGRFSETGSSPIEAHRYSVNKVEFSPDGEKLSSCSLDGSASLWDVESGQRANPPLQSSGASVRTCRFSPDGKLVVTGGDDERALLWTIPDGSILEVIEGHTEAVTSAAFTPDSKLLATGDLVGSIRIWAVGAKGHKACGIQVIEAAHDLGVQTCDFAPSRTDNNGCQYTLASGGSDALVKLWDLRFVPNGCSQICIAQTLVGHGGTVASVRFSHTGQLLASAATDKTARIWNVFQRQCLFVLELHASIVTSCAFSPDGSLVATSSLDKSVIIWEMPKDLLARNQAEESLRGHRERVEEWTSKDVARWLTWLDIPIIPPTRFQHLTGNDILNSTLQNLTNIFGLEDESHTKELERQIFWLKHENVGVVDDLSNVPHELICPITQEIFREPVICADGFCYERGAIDEWFLSGKISSPMTNLNMSSTTYAPNIKLRAQVCSLLYGEP; from the exons ATGGCTGCAGCAGCGTCGTTGGCGGCAATGCAGACGATCAGGGCGCACTCGAGCGATGTCACCTTCTGCGACTTTGGCAAAAACTTCACCCTGGCCACAGGGTCAAG CGACAAGTCGGTGCGCGCTTGGGAGTGGCACCCTGGGCACGGCTACAGGGAGGTCGCTTTTTCGCCCATCGGACACCACACGTACGGCGTCACGGACGCCCGATTCTCGCCGCAGGGCACCATGCTCGCCACTTCCTCCATTGACGGATGCACCGTCTTGTGGAACATCAGA ACTGGCTGCAAAATCCACCACTTCGTCCAGCCGAGTGGCAACGCCGTGCGGGTTTGCCGCTTTACTTCGGACTCGACGCGCATCGTCACGGCCGGCGACGACGGCACCGTCTGCTTCTGGAACCTAGCTCACCGTTCTCTAGTCAA AACGATCAAAGCTCACGAGGAGACGGTGCAAGCTCTGGCGACGTCCCCGGACTCGCAGCTGGTGGCGTCCGGCTGCTCCCAGGGCGTCCTGCACGTTCACGAAATCGAAGACGGAGACTTGCTGGCCACTCAGGACTCGGCCCACGACATGGGCGTCACTGCCGCTGATTTTTCTCCAGTGCCTAGACCAGCTA GGCAAGGAGTAAAAAAGGTGTTTATGCTGGCCACCTCCGGGCAGGACCACGTCGTGCGTTTGTGGAACGTGTTGGTGTACAAAAGCCGAGTGCTTCTGGAGCCCTCGCAGACCCTCTCTGGGCACTCGTCCAGCGTCCTGTGCGTCCGGTTCGACCCTAGCGGCGCCCACCTGGCGTCAGGAAGCCTCGACAAAACGCTCCGAGTGTGGGAc gTTGCGTCCGTGAAGTGTGCGAAGGTGCTGCAAGGTCACGACAGGTACGTCACCAGCTGCAGCTTTTCCAGGGACGGTTCGCTCCTGTCCTCTGGCTCCAACGACAAAACGGTCAAAATCTGGAACGTCGGTGGACGCATGTCTGTCGATTCTATTCTTGTGCCTTCACCAACAGCAAGTTGTCTG CCGTCAGACGCTAGTCATGGGAAATTAGTGGAGGAACGAAGTGCTTCTAATGTGAAACTCCTGCAGAAAATCGACTGCGGCGTGTCCGTTAATTTCTGCCAATTCGGCCCAGGCCCAAGCAACATTCTCGCCGCTGCCACAGG ggaAAAATTCGTAAAGTTGTGGAGGCAGGACGCAGGCGGTCGCTTCTCAGAAACGGGCAGCTCTCCAATCGAAGCGCATCGCTACTCGGTGAACAAAGTCGAGTTCTCTCCGGACGGCGAAAAGCTGTCCTCGTGCTCTCTGGACGGCAGCGCCAGCCTGTGGGACGTGGAAAGCGGACAAAGGGCCAACCCGCCGCTGCAGAGTAGCGGCGCCAGCGTGCGCACCTGCCGCTTTTCTCCGGACGGAAAACTCGTGGTCACCGGGGGCGACGACGAACGCGCCCTCCTCTGGACCATTCCCGACGGCTCCATTTTGGA AGTGATTGAAGGACACACGGAGGCTGTGACCTCTGCGGCATTCACGCCGGACAGCAAACTCCTGGCCACTGGCGACCTGGTCGGTTCTATCAGAATCTGGGCAGTCGGCGCGAAAGGTCACAAGGCATGCGGAATTCAGGTGATCGAGGCCGCACACGACCTTGGCGTGCAAACCTGCGACTTTGCCCCTTCCAGGACTGACAATAATG GGTGCCAGTACACTCTGGCGTCAGGTGGCAGCGACGCTCTGGTGAAGCTCTGGGACCTGAGGTTCGTGCCCAATGGCTGCTCCCAAATTTGCATCGCGCAGACGCTTGTCGGACATGGAGGCACGGTTGCTTCGGTTAGGTTTTCGCATACCGGCCAGCTTCTAGCCTCTGCTGCGACGGATAAAACTGCTAGAATTTGGAATGTG TTCCAGCGGCAGTGTCTGTTTGTTTTGGAGCTGCACGCAAGCATCGTGACCAGCTGTGCTTTTTCCCCAGACGGATCTTTGGTCGCGACat CTTCTCTGGACAAATCGGTGATAATTTGGGAAATGCCGAAAGATCTGCTGGCCAGAAACCAGGCAGAAGAAAGTTTGCGTGGACACCGCGAGAGGGTGGAGGAATGGACGAGCAAGGACGTGGCCAGGTGGCTCACCTGGCTCGACATCCCGATAATTCCTCCAACGCGGTTCCAGCACCTCACCGGCaacgatattttaaattccacgctccaaaatttgacaaatatcTTCGGATTAG AAGACGAATCGCACACTAAAGAGTTGGAACGACAGATTTTTTGGCTCAAACACGAGAACGTAGGAGTTGTCGACGACCTTTCGAACGTGCCTCACGAACTCATTTGCCCAATAACTCAGGAAATTTTCAGGGAGCCGGTGATTTGTGcag ATGGTTTTTGCTACGAGCGAGGTGCAATCGACGAGTGGTTTTTGAGCGGCAAAATCAGCAGCCCGATGACGAATTTGAACATGAGCAGCACGACTTACGCCCCGAATATCAAATTACGCGCACAGGTTTGTAGCCTTTTGTACGGTGAGCCGTGA
- the LOC135946146 gene encoding WD repeat, SAM and U-box domain-containing protein 1-like isoform X2, with amino-acid sequence MAAAASLAAMQTIRAHSSDVTFCDFGKNFTLATGSSDKSVRAWEWHPGHGYREVAFSPIGHHTYGVTDARFSPQGTMLATSSIDGCTVLWNIRTGCKIHHFVQPSGNAVRVCRFTSDSTRIVTAGDDGTVCFWNLAHRSLVKTIKAHEETVQALATSPDSQLVASGCSQGVLHVHEIEDGDLLATQDSAHDMGVTAADFSPVPRPARQGVKKVFMLATSGQDHVVRLWNVLVYKSRVLLEPSQTLSGHSSSVLCVRFDPSGAHLASGSLDKTLRVWDVASVKCAKVLQGHDRYVTSCSFSRDGSLLSSGSNDKTVKIWNVGGRMSVDSILVPSPTASCLPSDASHGKLVEERSASNVKLLQKIDCGVSVNFCQFGPGPSNILAAATGEKFVKLWRQDAGGRFSETGSSPIEAHRYSVNKVEFSPDGEKLSSCSLDGSASLWDVESGQRANPPLQSSGASVRTCRFSPDGKLVVTGGDDERALLWTIPDGSILEVIEGHTEAVTSAAFTPDSKLLATGDLVGSIRIWAVGAKGHKACGIQVIEAAHDLGVQTCDFAPSRTDNNGCQYTLASGGSDALVKLWDLRFVPNGCSQICIAQTLVGHGGTVASVRFSHTGQLLASAATDKTARIWNVFQRQCLFVLELHASIVTSCAFSPDGSLVATSSLDKSVIIWEMPKDLLARNQAEESLRGHRERVEEWTSKDVARWLTWLDIPIIPPTRFQHLTGNDILNSTLQNLTNIFGLDESHTKELERQIFWLKHENVGVVDDLSNVPHELICPITQEIFREPVICADGFCYERGAIDEWFLSGKISSPMTNLNMSSTTYAPNIKLRAQVCSLLYGEP; translated from the exons ATGGCTGCAGCAGCGTCGTTGGCGGCAATGCAGACGATCAGGGCGCACTCGAGCGATGTCACCTTCTGCGACTTTGGCAAAAACTTCACCCTGGCCACAGGGTCAAG CGACAAGTCGGTGCGCGCTTGGGAGTGGCACCCTGGGCACGGCTACAGGGAGGTCGCTTTTTCGCCCATCGGACACCACACGTACGGCGTCACGGACGCCCGATTCTCGCCGCAGGGCACCATGCTCGCCACTTCCTCCATTGACGGATGCACCGTCTTGTGGAACATCAGA ACTGGCTGCAAAATCCACCACTTCGTCCAGCCGAGTGGCAACGCCGTGCGGGTTTGCCGCTTTACTTCGGACTCGACGCGCATCGTCACGGCCGGCGACGACGGCACCGTCTGCTTCTGGAACCTAGCTCACCGTTCTCTAGTCAA AACGATCAAAGCTCACGAGGAGACGGTGCAAGCTCTGGCGACGTCCCCGGACTCGCAGCTGGTGGCGTCCGGCTGCTCCCAGGGCGTCCTGCACGTTCACGAAATCGAAGACGGAGACTTGCTGGCCACTCAGGACTCGGCCCACGACATGGGCGTCACTGCCGCTGATTTTTCTCCAGTGCCTAGACCAGCTA GGCAAGGAGTAAAAAAGGTGTTTATGCTGGCCACCTCCGGGCAGGACCACGTCGTGCGTTTGTGGAACGTGTTGGTGTACAAAAGCCGAGTGCTTCTGGAGCCCTCGCAGACCCTCTCTGGGCACTCGTCCAGCGTCCTGTGCGTCCGGTTCGACCCTAGCGGCGCCCACCTGGCGTCAGGAAGCCTCGACAAAACGCTCCGAGTGTGGGAc gTTGCGTCCGTGAAGTGTGCGAAGGTGCTGCAAGGTCACGACAGGTACGTCACCAGCTGCAGCTTTTCCAGGGACGGTTCGCTCCTGTCCTCTGGCTCCAACGACAAAACGGTCAAAATCTGGAACGTCGGTGGACGCATGTCTGTCGATTCTATTCTTGTGCCTTCACCAACAGCAAGTTGTCTG CCGTCAGACGCTAGTCATGGGAAATTAGTGGAGGAACGAAGTGCTTCTAATGTGAAACTCCTGCAGAAAATCGACTGCGGCGTGTCCGTTAATTTCTGCCAATTCGGCCCAGGCCCAAGCAACATTCTCGCCGCTGCCACAGG ggaAAAATTCGTAAAGTTGTGGAGGCAGGACGCAGGCGGTCGCTTCTCAGAAACGGGCAGCTCTCCAATCGAAGCGCATCGCTACTCGGTGAACAAAGTCGAGTTCTCTCCGGACGGCGAAAAGCTGTCCTCGTGCTCTCTGGACGGCAGCGCCAGCCTGTGGGACGTGGAAAGCGGACAAAGGGCCAACCCGCCGCTGCAGAGTAGCGGCGCCAGCGTGCGCACCTGCCGCTTTTCTCCGGACGGAAAACTCGTGGTCACCGGGGGCGACGACGAACGCGCCCTCCTCTGGACCATTCCCGACGGCTCCATTTTGGA AGTGATTGAAGGACACACGGAGGCTGTGACCTCTGCGGCATTCACGCCGGACAGCAAACTCCTGGCCACTGGCGACCTGGTCGGTTCTATCAGAATCTGGGCAGTCGGCGCGAAAGGTCACAAGGCATGCGGAATTCAGGTGATCGAGGCCGCACACGACCTTGGCGTGCAAACCTGCGACTTTGCCCCTTCCAGGACTGACAATAATG GGTGCCAGTACACTCTGGCGTCAGGTGGCAGCGACGCTCTGGTGAAGCTCTGGGACCTGAGGTTCGTGCCCAATGGCTGCTCCCAAATTTGCATCGCGCAGACGCTTGTCGGACATGGAGGCACGGTTGCTTCGGTTAGGTTTTCGCATACCGGCCAGCTTCTAGCCTCTGCTGCGACGGATAAAACTGCTAGAATTTGGAATGTG TTCCAGCGGCAGTGTCTGTTTGTTTTGGAGCTGCACGCAAGCATCGTGACCAGCTGTGCTTTTTCCCCAGACGGATCTTTGGTCGCGACat CTTCTCTGGACAAATCGGTGATAATTTGGGAAATGCCGAAAGATCTGCTGGCCAGAAACCAGGCAGAAGAAAGTTTGCGTGGACACCGCGAGAGGGTGGAGGAATGGACGAGCAAGGACGTGGCCAGGTGGCTCACCTGGCTCGACATCCCGATAATTCCTCCAACGCGGTTCCAGCACCTCACCGGCaacgatattttaaattccacgctccaaaatttgacaaatatcTTCGGATTAG ACGAATCGCACACTAAAGAGTTGGAACGACAGATTTTTTGGCTCAAACACGAGAACGTAGGAGTTGTCGACGACCTTTCGAACGTGCCTCACGAACTCATTTGCCCAATAACTCAGGAAATTTTCAGGGAGCCGGTGATTTGTGcag ATGGTTTTTGCTACGAGCGAGGTGCAATCGACGAGTGGTTTTTGAGCGGCAAAATCAGCAGCCCGATGACGAATTTGAACATGAGCAGCACGACTTACGCCCCGAATATCAAATTACGCGCACAGGTTTGTAGCCTTTTGTACGGTGAGCCGTGA